Part of the Nicotiana sylvestris chromosome 2, ASM39365v2, whole genome shotgun sequence genome, GTCGGGCTTAAAAGCCTCATTTTTAAACGGGCTCCAAAAATTCTAGCCCAACCTTGCTAAATCACGGGACGACTCTAAAAAAAGTAGTCCTAAAAAGTTAGCACGAAACTTTTCTAATTTTCCTACCTCAAAACTTTATtaactaaagaaaataaaaaccaaAACTTTTAGGTAAAATTTTGTTAACTAAAGAAAAACCCCTCCTAAACCTAAATGGAGAACTCAAAAAAAGAAACCTTTTAGGAAGAATTTTATTAACTAAAGAAACCTCCCATGAAACCTAAAAGAAGAAATTTAGTACTCCTAAATACAAATGGCGTTGAATGAAAAAACTTTTTCTAGTTTATAAAAATTAGGAGAATAATTAATTGACTATTCCTATATAGTAAGaaattaattaaatgactatttctaAATAGTATGAGATTAATTAAAtgattatttctaaatattagaaaaataataaaatgattaTTTTGTCCAGTGTGAACTcaatttttaaaggataaaaaagatAGCGACATTTTGTTAAAGGCATTCGTTCTTTTAATATATTAATAATTCTAACTTTTGTGAAGTTTGTGAATTTTaatttaagaagaagaagaagaatctagtattatttatttgattattCCAAATAGATATGTTACATGAAGGTGTGAGACACGAAATAGAATAGATTATAATTTTTGTgaaaaacaataataacactATAGATGTAGGCTTATTTTGTTCTCCAATGAGATAGGTGACATTGTCTTTGAGAGAAAGTGCATATAATCGACAACAAAAATTAAATCACCTCAAAAAAGACATCATATTTTCTGCGTGTGACAACTCTTGAAAAAGTCTActattaaaaaatataataacatCATAACAAGATGGATAAATAATACAAGTAAGAAGCATGCTAGATCTCATATTTTGTTCTTGATTGAAATACATGCTTGGAGTAATTTTTGAGAGAGAATTcatattatataaaaaaattaaattacctGTTGAAAAACCGATATTCCAACTATAGCTAAGGTAGTTCAAACTAAACGTGATCCCTCATTATAGAAGAAAAAAGTAGTCCAACATGTTCTTGTCCATCTTAGATTGGTATGGTCGTATCCATAAAGATTTAACCCTAAATAGATGATAACTCTTGGAATGCCGTGAAACTTTAGTCGTAAGTATAGCCTTATAAGACAAGTATATTAtatttaaaatcctaaatattaggtcTTTTTACATAGTACAAGTAAGGAAGGTTTTAATAACTAATTGATCaaaaagtcctaaatattagaaatatAATTAAATTACAAATTTGACTAAtataaaatctatttttaaaggataaaaaaggcgaacgatatttcacTAAGGGGCTTCGtgattttaatatagtatagactAGTGGGCTTTTCGCTGATTATAATTTagaaatttttacattcctatacactatatgaaactatattaccctccctactcaagttttattataattacattttatatacccaattactatttatgtacattttaagggaattaatgataataattagtgtcctaaaattactctaacataTCTTCAACTCCCCCACGTTTCTCTATCCACACTCCCCCCCACCCCCACGTATCTTAcacaagagagcagcaattccaccattgacaaccattaaaaagttttgaagctttgaattcgaatttaggttttcaaaaaacattgtttgtttggattggatgttgttgcaaagaattgagaattctctctacgtctctctctgtCTCTCAATCCtaaatttcagtaatgtaaagcaaaggaaaagagagtagAAATTCCactattgacagccattaaaaagttttgagactttgaattcgaatttgagttttcaaaaatcattatttgtttggattgggtgttgttgcaaataattaggaatatagtttggagtttatatctcaattttgaggggctttggtgaagattagacttggttttggctgaatttcagattgaaactcgaagaagaagaagaagaagaagaagaagaagaagaagaagaagattatactgcagaaattgtagaaaaattgtattctattgtttatatatttttcttttatttatttaactattgtatgaaagtggAATAACATtctataaaaattatatttaagttatatgatattgtagttgtatataactgagtagaaaaaatgtataaaaattgtagataagttgtatgaaatttatttttattatgtataaattagatacaaaatatacaaaagatatattgtataaaatttgtatttaaatatgttattgtagttgtatttaaataggtaaaaataatgtgtgaaaattgtagataagttataTATCATAAATCTGGAATCTGACTTATCATATATATTGTTTCTGTTGAGTCATGGCTTAGATTTAAAAGCTCGACTTATATTCTTACTTTATAGTAAACCATAGTTCATTATGATTTTATTTGAAGAGTTATACAAGGTTTTGAAAGTATATCCCTTTCGAATCAGCTCTTCATGGTTGCTACTAATGTTTGTGTTTAGACAGACACACTGAGATAGTCTATTTACTGCCTGTAACCTCACTTTTCATGTCTGCTACATCTGTTTTTATCCTTATATAGTGAGCCTCTAGGTTAAAGCAGCATTTAAATATCCATAAGATTTGGCGCCTTGGATGCATTACTCTTCAGTTTCTCTTATTTTTCAGTGAATACTCATTTCTATCATTCGAATCATTTATGCTTTGCCACTAATAAATTGGACAAGATAAGAAATGACCATCTCAAAATCTGATTACATATCTACAATGTATATAGGAAGATTACTCAAACAGAAACAATATATATAGGAAGATTACTATATTTTAAGGCGGAGGAAAAATATGAAAAGAGAAgaggagaaaaaaaaggaaaagggtgtaactaaatcccttaattgaaggcactaataatggattgagagtcttttaaggtggaatgtatatattttgtaaacaaaacttgtgtaggtagggtaatttactaaacatgaacatttagggtaataaagtttTCAATAGTGTATAGAAATGAAAATTTTTATAGCAAgttattttccatttttacaGATTACTACATAAGGAGTAGTTGGTCTAGTGTATTTCATAATTTGAAGGGGGAAATTTTTCAATGTTTAGTTGAAGGTATCTATTTTTGGTAGCCCAACATAAATCAGAAAAATCTCGAACAAATTAAAATTGACATAGTTGTGCAGGCAATTGCATTGAGACTGCAGATACTACTCGAACAAATTAACATACTCCACAAATTAAACAAGTTACAAAAGCATATATTAGAAAAGAAACAAATTAAATGTCATTATTAGATCTCATAAACTTGATTGGAATTCAAAAACATACATTGAATAGAATGAAGAAGGAAAACTAAAACAGTTTCTCCGGGGGGAAAGCCCAAGGAGAATTCAAACAAACTTCCCCTGAATCCATACGGTAAGTTGTCTTAAAAACGGAGATTTTAGTAGCCTTCGGGCTTGTAGGCGATGAAACTGATGCATTGCACTTGACGGACGTTGTCGAATCCAATGATTCTGATCCAGGCCTGTGGGTAAGCCTTCTTTGCCTCCTCTACCTCAGCCAAGACCTGAGTGGCATCAGTGCACCCGAACATGGGCAACTTCCACATGGTCCAGTATCTACCATCGTAGTACCCTGGTGACTTATTGTTCTCACGGTAGACGAATCCGTGCTGTACATATCCACAAGATAAACAAAacattaacatgaaataaatacCATTAATCAACTACATTTGATCCCAAATTAGTTAGGATTGAGTAATTCATGTTAGGTATATATTCTTGATAATAGTAGCAAGATTTATAATAGACGTTGACCTCAGTCTCGAATTCCAAGCAAGGAACCCATCCATTTTTCAAAAGGTAATCAACTTCCCTAAGCAATTGCTCCTGGCTCAAATCAGGAAGGTATGAGAGTGTCTCATACTTCTTCTTGTTAATTGGTGGCCACACCTACATGTATcccaaataaataattttaaacaaGCTCCATAAATGTTACTCCACTTAGTGACATATACTGATGGTGCAAAGTTCTTTATAGTACTATCAGTATATTGCAAGTTAAATCCATATAATATGCACTACAAACCTGCATGCATTGAACTCTTCCACCATTGCTAGCAATGGAGGTAATGTCAAGGTTTTGTTTCCTGGTAACAGGGAAGGAGGAGGCGGACTTGAGGCCAGTGAAGGGTGCAACCATGCTGGCTTGAGCAGCATTAGCGCCGGTCGCAACAGCAGCTGCTGAGGACATAACTGAGGAAGCCATTTCTGAAATAATTTCTAAGCTTAAAGCTATTGCTACCCTTGACCTTTGCTTTCAAGAGGGTTATTTGATATGTACCTCCCATGATATATATAATGATAATTGATAAGGTTTCACATAGCTTCCCCATCTAACGGACACAAAACAAGCTAACCTCATCTTAGTCTAATGGTAACCATTGGATTATGTGGTTCTTGACATTACATAATTAATGACCACATGAAGGGTAGCAACTGGGAGatgttatttttttctttttcctttttttggttGAGTTAAGCTATTTCCATAAGCCATAAGAAGGGGTGACACGTGGCAGAAGCTCATTAATCTTATCTCATCCGAAATGGGGTAAGGAATAGGATATGAATGTGTGAAAATGGTTGGTTAATTTCTCTTTTGGGTCGgttgttttatttgttttcttgtCATCTGCATTGGCTGCTACTTGCAGTCGTTTTGCTTGGATATAGAGACCATTCCTTTGTACAGACGATTCATACGTTTTTGTTTGGATGCTAATCATTTTCCCTTTTGTCCATTCACATACATATATAactatcttctttttttttttggcaaattTTGATGATTTCAAGTTCAAAATCAAATCTTCCTTGCTTTGTCCTTAACTATTGGTCGACTAACCACTGTTCCCTTGGCAACATGGAAATTTTCTTATCCCTACTGGTCCTTTCTATAACGTCtcctattttcaaaattaaaattgatagcCCAAGTCTTTTCTCTATGAAACTAGAAGTAATGGCAAATGGCTCGCCTGAGAATTTATAAAAAATGTGTATTGCTTCCTTAATTTCCCATATCTCTTTACCCTGTAGCATATAGTGGAAGATAGTGTAGACTTTGTAATAAATTTCCAGTCAGCATGACAAAACTGCATTATGTTTACTTTCATAGAGCCGCCTTATCTTCG contains:
- the LOC104218335 gene encoding ribulose bisphosphate carboxylase small subunit, chloroplastic 2-like — encoded protein: MASSVMSSAAAVATGANAAQASMVAPFTGLKSASSFPVTRKQNLDITSIASNGGRVQCMQVWPPINKKKYETLSYLPDLSQEQLLREVDYLLKNGWVPCLEFETEHGFVYRENNKSPGYYDGRYWTMWKLPMFGCTDATQVLAEVEEAKKAYPQAWIRIIGFDNVRQVQCISFIAYKPEGY